A DNA window from Deltaproteobacteria bacterium contains the following coding sequences:
- a CDS encoding cob(I)yrinic acid a,c-diamide adenosyltransferase produces the protein MRIYTKTGDAGETGLVGGSRVTKDHVRVEAYGDVDELNAVIGQARSIGNDPELDEFLAFSQSVLFELGAELATPSGGKQRSSGICQDDITRVEKVIDKLEEELPPLKSFILPGGTQFAASLHLARTVCRRAERHAVMVVHAGEEVADEPLVFLNRLSDALFVLARVACLRAGEPDVAWTARGRG, from the coding sequence ATGCGTATCTATACGAAAACCGGTGATGCTGGTGAAACTGGGTTGGTGGGCGGAAGCCGTGTAACCAAGGACCACGTCCGTGTTGAGGCCTATGGAGACGTAGATGAACTCAACGCCGTTATCGGGCAGGCTCGCAGCATAGGCAACGATCCCGAACTGGATGAGTTTTTAGCTTTTAGTCAGTCGGTCTTGTTTGAATTGGGTGCGGAACTGGCCACCCCGAGCGGCGGTAAGCAGCGCTCATCGGGAATTTGTCAGGACGATATTACTCGGGTTGAGAAGGTGATCGATAAACTCGAGGAAGAATTACCACCTCTGAAGTCGTTTATTTTGCCGGGCGGAACCCAATTCGCCGCTTCATTGCATTTGGCACGAACGGTGTGTCGACGAGCCGAGCGGCATGCAGTGATGGTTGTTCATGCTGGTGAAGAAGTCGCGGATGAACCTTTGGTGTTTTTAAATCGTCTTTCCGATGCTTTGTTTGTTCTGGCACGTGTTGCTTGTCTACGAGCGGGTGAACCCGACGTTGCCTGGACGGCTCGAGGACGAGGTTGA
- the ttcA gene encoding tRNA 2-thiocytidine(32) synthetase TtcA, protein MNKFADFPEFNSLLEARGVEKASKYSLSNQILQGREAGMRTRGLEAKVLRLMNQANRDFNMITEGDRIMVALSGGKDSYGLMWGLTQMRARAPFRFDLVAFHLDQGQPGYDGSPMRRHMEKLEAEFGIPWEIETQETYTRVVDITEAGKSYCSLCSRFRRAILYKAATRHGCNKVALGHHRDDLIETLMLNLFFAGSIKAMPPRLLNDAGTHEVMRPLAYVPESHMEELSIAHGFEIMPCTLCGSQESQRKEVKKLLAELSVKNPHLKGNLLNALRNVQPSQLADSDLHPFYGEVNGPDDLKPMAEVDLHPQDADEAACAPASPSVHSSPLLSIL, encoded by the coding sequence TTGAACAAATTTGCCGATTTCCCCGAATTCAACTCTCTCTTGGAGGCCCGAGGGGTTGAAAAAGCCAGTAAATACAGCTTGTCGAATCAAATTTTGCAAGGTAGAGAGGCCGGCATGCGAACCCGAGGTCTAGAAGCAAAAGTCCTAAGGCTGATGAATCAAGCCAACCGCGACTTTAATATGATAACAGAAGGCGACCGAATCATGGTGGCCCTCTCCGGTGGGAAAGATTCCTATGGGCTCATGTGGGGACTCACCCAGATGCGCGCCCGGGCCCCTTTCCGCTTTGATTTGGTGGCATTCCACCTCGATCAAGGTCAGCCCGGTTACGATGGCAGCCCCATGCGGCGCCATATGGAAAAGCTCGAAGCCGAATTCGGGATTCCGTGGGAAATCGAAACACAAGAGACTTACACCCGCGTAGTTGATATTACGGAAGCTGGTAAAAGCTATTGCTCGCTGTGCTCGCGCTTTCGTCGAGCTATCCTCTACAAAGCCGCCACACGGCATGGCTGTAACAAAGTTGCTCTGGGTCACCACCGCGATGACTTAATCGAAACGCTTATGCTCAACCTCTTTTTCGCAGGCTCCATCAAAGCCATGCCACCGCGTCTGCTCAACGATGCCGGTACCCACGAGGTTATGCGCCCGCTGGCTTATGTTCCTGAATCCCACATGGAAGAGCTTTCCATCGCACATGGTTTCGAAATCATGCCATGTACGCTTTGCGGCTCTCAGGAATCTCAGCGAAAAGAAGTGAAAAAGCTTTTGGCGGAACTCTCGGTGAAAAACCCTCACCTCAAGGGCAACCTCCTTAACGCACTGCGTAACGTCCAGCCTTCCCAGCTGGCCGACTCCGACCTTCATCCATTCTATGGAGAGGTTAATGGGCCCGACGATCTTAAGCCGATGGCTGAGGTAGATCTCCACCCACAGGACGCTGATGAGGCTGCCTGCGCTCCGGCAAGCCCTTCGGTTCATAGTTCCCCTCTTTTATCTATTCTCTGA
- a CDS encoding response regulator: MASILVVDDDRNILDTFVDLFNEHGYTVETCRDGKQALEHLRSGAFDLLLLDVLIPNINGFLLVEQMNEDESLKKIPVIVFSGIYRSINHRQDLVHYEQVIEYLDKPLQTERVVELATKILGKEEKIDDSALDGGNGGTFIDGILTSSSFNIADVELPVDTDTEHEADEVEQQARTDFRRRNRDLALQGSLENHSIAEVLGKLWNERASGALLLRSGKVKKIVYVKDGTACGVKSNLVGECLGQLLVQERMISREDLQQSITKMKETGAKQGQILVEMGSITESNLSYALGLQLETKIFEPFTWETGEYRFNPSVELPEPTITIDFQEGALIVEGIHRAFDEKRLRFFMSRFMESRFDYPNAERKDLTHLQLPESLSQKLKESDFPASPRELTDEIEGDVASLLGVIYAMISLRILKPLPN, translated from the coding sequence ATGGCCAGCATTCTAGTCGTAGACGACGACCGAAACATTTTGGATACCTTTGTCGACCTCTTCAACGAGCACGGCTACACGGTGGAAACTTGTCGAGACGGTAAACAAGCTCTTGAGCACCTGCGCTCGGGTGCCTTTGACCTGCTCTTACTCGACGTACTCATTCCCAACATCAATGGCTTTCTCCTCGTTGAACAAATGAACGAAGATGAATCGCTCAAGAAAATTCCAGTCATTGTTTTCAGTGGAATCTACCGCAGCATCAACCATCGACAAGACCTTGTTCATTATGAACAAGTCATCGAGTATCTCGATAAGCCACTGCAAACCGAACGGGTTGTTGAACTCGCCACGAAAATTCTTGGCAAAGAAGAAAAGATTGACGACTCTGCTTTAGATGGCGGCAATGGCGGAACGTTTATCGACGGCATTTTAACTTCCAGCTCTTTCAACATTGCAGATGTTGAGCTCCCCGTAGATACCGATACGGAACACGAAGCGGACGAAGTTGAACAACAAGCCAGAACCGACTTTCGAAGACGCAACCGTGACCTCGCACTTCAAGGCTCTCTTGAGAACCACTCCATCGCAGAGGTACTCGGCAAGCTTTGGAATGAGCGTGCAAGCGGAGCTCTGCTATTGCGAAGCGGAAAAGTTAAGAAGATTGTTTACGTAAAGGATGGCACTGCCTGCGGCGTGAAATCCAACCTTGTTGGGGAATGCCTCGGACAATTACTTGTTCAAGAACGTATGATCAGTCGAGAAGACCTCCAGCAGTCTATCACGAAAATGAAAGAAACTGGAGCCAAGCAAGGTCAAATTCTGGTTGAGATGGGCAGCATCACCGAGAGCAATCTTTCTTACGCTCTAGGCCTCCAGCTTGAAACTAAAATCTTTGAGCCGTTTACCTGGGAAACCGGAGAGTACCGGTTCAATCCATCTGTGGAACTTCCCGAGCCCACCATCACCATTGATTTTCAAGAAGGTGCTCTGATTGTGGAAGGTATTCACCGAGCTTTCGATGAGAAAAGACTTCGGTTCTTCATGTCTCGGTTTATGGAATCCCGTTTCGATTATCCAAACGCCGAGCGCAAAGATCTCACACACCTGCAGCTTCCTGAAAGCCTAAGCCAGAAGCTTAAAGAGTCAGACTTTCCTGCATCGCCTCGTGAGCTTACAGATGAAATCGAAGGTGACGTTGCTTCATTACTCGGCGTTATTTACGCGATGATTTCACTGCGCATTCTCAAGCCGCTTCCCAATTAA
- a CDS encoding HAMP domain-containing histidine kinase, which translates to MKGLWARLIVGVLGATVVAGTLAAVIFFIWQSDAIRQEQFLSLTLDAEQKARALTRAPESNWEASISEHTGEDGLDFTLIASHGGNHSSGRETFVAVLSLETPHSLAGYQHAVVSLHGERWLALVASVPAHKMYDKLYNSLATALLWFLVLALALVALTMLFYRRLVIGPVERLKELVGEADATGLSQFGEVQPGDFGFLSRGIISMNQKMADDAKELSHRLDDLTQTQGQLVRAERLAVVGQLAAGVAHEVGNPLAVVSGYVEMMSAGDLEASQQERALESMGRELERMNRTIRDLLDFSRDEVSESTRSDLMDAVDHVKRLLASQSRWRKVEFKVCEDSEPVELLIGTDKLVQVLLNLCLNGCKAMQGEGKLQISWKVVGEHVEVYLDDSGPGVTPEQREEIFQPFFTTGQPGEGTGLGLSVCENIVTRVDGKIWVEDSTWQGARFVLSLIGKRLENAQ; encoded by the coding sequence TTGAAGGGCTTGTGGGCAAGACTCATTGTTGGGGTGTTGGGTGCGACCGTTGTGGCGGGAACATTGGCGGCTGTGATTTTTTTCATCTGGCAATCGGATGCGATTCGCCAAGAGCAGTTCTTGAGTTTAACGCTCGATGCCGAGCAAAAGGCGCGCGCCTTAACCAGGGCTCCGGAGTCAAACTGGGAAGCGAGTATCAGCGAGCATACCGGTGAAGATGGTTTAGATTTTACTTTGATAGCTTCCCACGGTGGCAATCATTCATCAGGCCGTGAGACTTTTGTAGCGGTGTTGAGCTTAGAGACTCCGCACAGCCTGGCAGGATACCAGCACGCAGTTGTCTCGCTTCACGGTGAGCGATGGTTAGCTCTTGTGGCCTCGGTCCCAGCTCACAAGATGTATGACAAACTTTATAACTCTCTGGCCACAGCTTTGCTTTGGTTCTTGGTGCTTGCGCTGGCTCTCGTGGCTTTGACGATGCTTTTTTATCGGCGCTTGGTGATAGGGCCGGTCGAGCGACTTAAAGAGCTGGTGGGGGAGGCTGATGCTACTGGACTGTCTCAATTTGGAGAAGTCCAACCAGGTGATTTCGGATTTTTGAGCCGCGGCATTATCTCTATGAATCAAAAGATGGCCGACGACGCCAAGGAGTTGAGTCATCGCCTCGATGATCTCACACAAACTCAAGGTCAATTGGTGCGAGCGGAGCGTTTGGCAGTGGTCGGCCAATTGGCTGCAGGTGTGGCGCATGAAGTGGGCAATCCCTTGGCGGTTGTGAGTGGCTACGTAGAGATGATGAGCGCCGGTGATTTAGAGGCCTCACAGCAAGAACGAGCCCTGGAAAGTATGGGCCGTGAGTTAGAGCGAATGAACCGAACCATTCGTGATTTACTTGATTTTAGCCGTGACGAAGTCAGTGAGAGCACGCGTTCAGATTTGATGGATGCGGTGGACCATGTGAAGCGTCTTTTGGCATCGCAGTCACGATGGCGAAAAGTAGAATTTAAAGTCTGTGAAGATTCGGAGCCAGTAGAACTTCTGATTGGCACAGACAAGCTGGTCCAGGTTTTACTGAACCTTTGTCTCAACGGCTGTAAAGCGATGCAGGGCGAGGGTAAGTTACAGATTAGCTGGAAGGTAGTCGGTGAGCATGTCGAGGTTTACCTTGATGACTCAGGTCCGGGAGTCACACCAGAACAGCGCGAAGAAATCTTCCAACCGTTTTTCACCACGGGGCAACCGGGTGAAGGCACTGGCCTTGGTTTATCGGTATGCGAGAACATCGTTACCCGAGTGGACGGTAAGATTTGGGTTGAAGACAGTACCTGGCAAGGAGCCCGGTTTGTGCTTTCTTTAATTGGGAAGCGGCTTGAGAATGCGCAGTGA
- a CDS encoding prepilin peptidase: protein MMEELLGPWLIIYVLFVGACVGSFLNVVVARLPRAMSVSHPRSHCPLCKHQLTWYENIPIVSFLALGAKCSGCKAPIAWRYPLVETLMMALSGAFWFRFGLSFEFLIWWPLSAALLAIVFLDIDHWWIPDVITWPAMVLVAGGSFLPGGLMPIEAAMGVIPALLIFSVGLVFKLLLKKEGLGFGDVKLLLLIGLALGPISGLHALFLAALQGAVIGGLVAMSGGHQSEASQADDIAFDDDWEPPPRAVPFGPFLVMGAFQVVLLPDVFEALPIKLGQWVLGLGT, encoded by the coding sequence ATGATGGAAGAGTTACTCGGGCCGTGGCTCATTATATACGTACTTTTTGTGGGAGCCTGCGTGGGTTCCTTCCTTAACGTGGTCGTCGCGAGACTGCCGCGTGCCATGAGTGTGTCTCATCCGCGCTCGCACTGCCCGCTCTGCAAGCATCAGCTGACCTGGTACGAGAACATCCCCATTGTGAGCTTTTTGGCTCTCGGGGCTAAATGCAGCGGCTGCAAGGCCCCGATTGCTTGGCGTTACCCACTCGTTGAGACTTTGATGATGGCACTGTCGGGAGCGTTTTGGTTTCGGTTTGGATTGAGCTTCGAATTTCTCATCTGGTGGCCGCTCTCTGCCGCCTTATTGGCGATTGTATTTCTCGATATCGATCATTGGTGGATCCCAGATGTGATCACGTGGCCGGCTATGGTTTTAGTGGCGGGTGGCTCGTTTTTACCGGGCGGCTTGATGCCGATTGAAGCGGCGATGGGTGTTATCCCAGCCTTACTCATTTTTTCGGTCGGACTCGTATTCAAGCTGCTGCTCAAAAAAGAAGGTCTGGGTTTTGGCGACGTTAAGTTGCTCTTGTTGATCGGATTGGCACTGGGACCCATCAGCGGTTTGCACGCCTTGTTTCTCGCGGCACTCCAAGGGGCAGTGATTGGTGGTTTGGTCGCCATGAGCGGTGGTCACCAAAGTGAAGCGAGCCAAGCGGATGATATTGCTTTCGATGATGATTGGGAGCCGCCCCCACGGGCAGTGCCTTTCGGACCATTTCTCGTCATGGGCGCATTTCAAGTGGTTCTTCTTCCGGATGTTTTTGAGGCGTTACCGATTAAACTTGGGCAATGGGTTTTGGGGCTGGGCACTTGA
- a CDS encoding ABC transporter ATP-binding protein — protein MKALNIDGLTFDVKPHFWTPTLEILRGVCLHVEQGEIFGFLGPNGAGKTTTIKAILGLLQPKAGRVEVLGGTMQDPSIRQRVGFMPERAFFPPHLTALEWVMHHARLAGLSRAETKTRALAALNRVQLSESMNRKIGTYSKGMVQRAGLAQALVADPDLIILDEPMSGLDPLGRHLVRTILEDLRSRGKTVFFSTHILPDVEQICDRVAILQAGSIKKSGPLHTLLGQTIEKVEIHTSICNPDCQEDLRQIGVLLMERGGTHKLTLPSPDETNRVIDTLRKHQVDIIELDAHRASLEELFLAKVSNNNQEATQ, from the coding sequence GTGAAAGCTCTGAATATTGATGGGCTCACATTCGACGTGAAGCCTCATTTTTGGACGCCCACCCTCGAAATCCTTCGCGGCGTCTGCCTCCATGTCGAGCAAGGCGAAATTTTCGGATTTTTGGGCCCAAATGGTGCAGGAAAAACGACCACCATCAAGGCCATACTGGGCCTACTTCAACCCAAAGCGGGACGAGTGGAAGTACTGGGAGGTACCATGCAAGATCCCAGTATCCGGCAAAGAGTTGGCTTTATGCCCGAGCGTGCATTCTTCCCACCCCACCTCACAGCACTGGAATGGGTCATGCACCATGCAAGGCTCGCCGGACTGAGCCGAGCAGAGACTAAAACGCGGGCGTTGGCTGCCCTCAACCGAGTGCAGCTTTCTGAATCGATGAATCGCAAAATCGGAACTTATTCAAAAGGGATGGTGCAACGCGCCGGCCTCGCTCAAGCGTTGGTCGCAGACCCCGATCTCATTATTCTTGATGAGCCGATGAGTGGTCTCGATCCCCTGGGCCGTCACCTCGTTCGGACTATCTTAGAGGATCTTCGCTCCCGCGGTAAAACCGTTTTCTTCTCCACTCACATTCTTCCGGATGTTGAACAAATCTGTGACCGCGTGGCGATTCTTCAAGCTGGCTCTATTAAAAAGTCGGGGCCGCTGCATACCTTACTGGGTCAAACCATCGAGAAGGTCGAGATACACACCAGTATCTGTAACCCAGATTGCCAGGAAGATTTACGCCAGATTGGCGTCTTGTTGATGGAGCGTGGTGGCACTCACAAACTCACGCTGCCGAGCCCGGACGAAACCAACCGGGTCATCGATACACTCCGGAAACATCAAGTTGATATCATTGAGCTCGATGCCCATCGCGCCTCTCTTGAAGAACTCTTTCTTGCGAAAGTCAGCAACAATAACCAGGAGGCCACCCAATGA
- a CDS encoding ABC transporter permease subunit, whose translation MSRPWQGTTTVAAMTFQEAVRNKLLLVTLVFAAILTALSISAGSVSLGHRGRLIIDVGLAAASMLGTIIAIALTVISFGSEVKNKTAYTLLTRPISRWAYLLGKYLGIVATMEVVVMLMLGATALTLSVYGEEIPLAFWASAWLTLVEMSLVVAVALFFSTVGVPVLAATYTSGLILAGNLAGDILNLAQKSEAGGDALSSQILHAVYYIIPDLADLSLRPEASNALNIPKNFLELGTLYGLSYAAIALVASMWVFSRKKHV comes from the coding sequence ATGAGTCGTCCATGGCAAGGCACTACCACCGTTGCGGCGATGACCTTTCAAGAAGCCGTTCGTAATAAGTTGTTGTTGGTAACGCTGGTATTTGCAGCAATTCTTACCGCACTCAGCATTTCCGCTGGCTCGGTCTCTCTTGGTCATCGGGGACGCCTCATCATAGATGTGGGGCTTGCGGCGGCCAGTATGCTTGGAACCATTATCGCCATTGCTCTCACGGTGATTTCATTTGGTTCAGAAGTAAAAAACAAAACAGCCTACACGCTTCTCACTCGCCCCATCTCCAGGTGGGCCTACCTTCTCGGTAAATATTTAGGCATCGTAGCGACAATGGAAGTTGTGGTGATGCTGATGCTCGGCGCCACCGCGCTCACCCTCTCAGTTTATGGTGAAGAGATACCGTTGGCGTTTTGGGCCAGTGCTTGGCTCACCCTGGTAGAGATGTCCTTGGTCGTTGCTGTGGCTTTATTCTTCAGCACGGTCGGCGTACCTGTCCTGGCGGCCACCTACACCTCAGGTCTTATCCTAGCCGGCAATCTGGCCGGAGATATTCTGAACCTTGCGCAAAAATCGGAAGCGGGAGGTGATGCGCTAAGCTCCCAAATCTTACATGCTGTCTACTACATCATTCCCGACTTGGCCGATTTATCCCTACGGCCTGAAGCCTCGAACGCACTCAACATTCCCAAGAACTTTCTGGAGCTTGGTACCCTCTACGGCCTGTCTTATGCGGCCATTGCGCTGGTCGCCTCCATGTGGGTTTTCTCAAGGAAGAAGCATGTCTGA
- a CDS encoding undecaprenyl/decaprenyl-phosphate alpha-N-acetylglucosaminyl 1-phosphate transferase: MSDFFELTLGAVFILSLGLVLYLTPLVRKAAISFGVLDSPDGKLKRHKEPTPYLGGVAVYLAFLISLGMVFDFDKELLGMLLGGTIVTMLGLFDDLRVLTPGLKIMGQLLAIWVLFKSGATIQIASLPAWATLLLTVIWVVVVTNAVNILDVSDGVASGTAAIAALSLTVIALLNGRPLIASAALALAGSCAGFAWFNKAPARIYLGDTGSMFIGFMLASLTMIGDYAANNSLALLAPLFILFVPLFEVAICSLARISKGKSPLQGSPDHQAIRLKNRNISAAKAAQIIWGFQWVGGSIGIGLVVVGPESAWMILSAGCMFFVGLLIWFFIYAKAPSWE, encoded by the coding sequence ATGTCTGATTTCTTTGAGCTTACTCTTGGGGCTGTTTTTATTTTAAGCCTGGGGCTCGTGCTTTACCTCACACCACTGGTGCGCAAGGCCGCAATTTCGTTTGGCGTTTTAGACAGCCCGGACGGCAAGCTTAAACGACATAAAGAACCCACTCCCTACCTAGGCGGCGTTGCGGTTTATCTCGCTTTTTTAATCAGCCTTGGAATGGTCTTCGACTTCGATAAAGAATTACTCGGCATGCTCCTCGGCGGCACCATCGTCACCATGCTCGGTCTCTTCGACGACTTGCGCGTGTTAACACCGGGCTTAAAAATCATGGGGCAACTCTTAGCAATTTGGGTACTCTTTAAAAGCGGCGCCACCATCCAAATTGCATCCTTACCTGCCTGGGCCACATTGCTACTTACTGTCATTTGGGTCGTGGTGGTTACCAACGCGGTAAATATTCTCGACGTCTCCGACGGCGTTGCTTCGGGAACAGCTGCTATTGCCGCTTTAAGCCTTACCGTTATCGCACTTTTAAATGGACGCCCCTTAATCGCCTCAGCCGCACTTGCACTGGCGGGAAGCTGCGCTGGTTTTGCTTGGTTTAACAAAGCGCCGGCTCGAATTTACCTAGGTGATACGGGAAGTATGTTTATCGGCTTCATGCTAGCAAGTCTCACGATGATTGGAGACTACGCTGCCAACAACAGCCTAGCACTGCTCGCTCCCTTGTTTATCCTATTTGTGCCGCTTTTCGAGGTTGCCATTTGCTCTCTTGCTAGGATTTCGAAAGGGAAATCCCCGCTCCAAGGAAGCCCAGACCACCAAGCCATCCGACTTAAGAATCGCAACATCAGTGCAGCGAAAGCCGCACAAATCATTTGGGGATTTCAATGGGTTGGCGGCAGTATCGGGATCGGTCTTGTGGTGGTCGGGCCTGAATCAGCCTGGATGATTTTAAGCGCAGGGTGTATGTTCTTCGTAGGGTTACTCATATGGTTTTTCATTTATGCAAAGGCACCTTCCTGGGAATAG
- a CDS encoding MFS transporter: MTQAASLQPNTKQPEVTRWRIKVFTATWLSYAGFYFCRKGFGIVKPELKGNFGFTDMDLANIWAAYLMAYMLGQFLSARLGQKFACRLLILVGMAISLAANIGIGFVIDAGTAAYYPLMSFMVINGFAQATGWPGNIGVLAKWSVHSERGRLMAWWGTCYQIGSILAKHFAAFMLALFGISWSFWGASVILMGIWIVFYFWGKENPMEVGLPDFVEEVDTSDSSETKSRVLPWSEAINIVFAMGLLYFCFKFLRYALDSWAPMLLGESFPDLDTATAGHLSTIFDWVGFLGVIVSGYASDKLFKSHRTPVIFIMSVGTFFATLSLYLVGGTQLWLFVLLLGLIGFMMMGPDSLLSGTAAMDVSSKEKAVVASGIINGLGSIGPVIQELVIGYLKTNHGQNSVFLLLAVIAGTSVLGCGFLWGYCKRQNLAL; the protein is encoded by the coding sequence ATGACTCAAGCAGCAAGCTTACAACCGAACACCAAGCAACCCGAGGTTACCCGGTGGCGTATTAAAGTGTTTACCGCCACTTGGCTTTCCTACGCGGGCTTTTATTTCTGCCGAAAAGGGTTTGGAATCGTAAAACCGGAGCTCAAAGGAAACTTTGGCTTCACCGATATGGATCTTGCCAATATCTGGGCGGCCTACTTAATGGCCTATATGTTGGGGCAGTTTTTATCTGCTCGGCTTGGGCAAAAATTCGCGTGCCGTCTCCTGATTCTCGTGGGCATGGCCATATCTCTCGCTGCCAATATCGGGATTGGCTTTGTCATCGATGCCGGAACCGCCGCCTACTATCCTCTCATGAGCTTCATGGTCATCAACGGCTTCGCACAGGCAACCGGTTGGCCAGGTAATATCGGCGTTCTTGCCAAATGGAGCGTTCATTCCGAGCGTGGTAGACTCATGGCTTGGTGGGGCACCTGCTACCAAATTGGTAGCATTCTGGCCAAACACTTCGCAGCATTCATGTTGGCCCTCTTTGGAATCAGCTGGTCGTTCTGGGGTGCCAGTGTCATCTTGATGGGAATCTGGATTGTTTTTTACTTCTGGGGCAAAGAAAACCCCATGGAGGTTGGCCTTCCAGACTTTGTCGAAGAAGTGGATACCAGCGACTCAAGCGAAACGAAAAGCCGAGTGCTGCCATGGAGTGAAGCGATCAACATCGTCTTTGCCATGGGCCTCTTGTACTTTTGCTTCAAGTTTCTTCGCTACGCGCTCGATAGTTGGGCACCGATGCTTCTGGGCGAATCCTTTCCAGATCTCGACACTGCCACCGCCGGCCACCTTTCCACCATCTTTGATTGGGTTGGGTTTTTAGGCGTAATCGTCAGCGGCTATGCTTCGGATAAGCTTTTCAAGAGTCATCGAACACCCGTCATTTTCATCATGAGTGTGGGTACATTTTTTGCGACACTCTCGCTCTACTTGGTGGGCGGAACGCAGCTCTGGCTCTTTGTTCTACTCTTAGGACTCATCGGCTTCATGATGATGGGACCAGACTCATTGCTTTCGGGCACCGCTGCTATGGATGTTAGCAGTAAAGAGAAAGCCGTTGTCGCCAGCGGTATCATCAACGGACTTGGGTCGATTGGGCCTGTGATCCAAGAACTGGTCATTGGTTACCTCAAGACAAACCATGGCCAAAATTCAGTCTTTTTACTTCTTGCGGTGATCGCCGGAACAAGTGTGCTCGGCTGCGGATTTCTTTGGGGCTACTGCAAGCGCCAAAACCTTGCTCTTTAA
- a CDS encoding LysR family transcriptional regulator: MAYPTPSLDSLRCFVEAARFLNFRSAAKAVALTPAALGQRIRQLEELMGHQLFHRTTRSVTLTEHGLALLPHAQHALEAAQECVRAGRGELEPPPTEIVLGTRHELGLSWVVPALAVLKEELPHLTIHLYFGSGLDLLAHSASLEIDCAITSSRMMDPRLDAFQLHVEEYVFVGSTELLEENLLEQPGEAANHTLIDINESLPLFRYWRDAPGGMDSMRFGFIRRVGTIAAIRSLVVQGDGVAVLPKYFVQEDIDAGRLQIIMPAVTPVNDYFRLVFRGDDPKRSLFERMARKLAELPLT, translated from the coding sequence ATGGCATATCCAACACCATCTCTAGATTCCCTGCGTTGTTTCGTTGAAGCAGCCCGGTTTCTAAACTTCCGCTCAGCTGCGAAGGCTGTAGCCCTCACTCCGGCGGCGCTGGGCCAACGCATTCGCCAGCTTGAAGAGTTGATGGGGCACCAGCTTTTCCACCGTACAACACGCAGCGTGACGCTCACAGAGCATGGTTTGGCTCTTCTTCCCCATGCTCAGCATGCTCTCGAGGCAGCCCAGGAGTGTGTGCGGGCTGGCCGCGGCGAGCTTGAGCCGCCTCCTACGGAAATTGTCTTGGGAACCCGTCATGAGCTTGGTTTGAGCTGGGTGGTCCCGGCGTTGGCTGTACTCAAGGAGGAGCTGCCCCATTTAACGATTCATCTGTATTTTGGTTCCGGTCTAGATCTTTTGGCTCACAGTGCTTCTTTGGAAATTGATTGCGCCATTACATCAAGCCGAATGATGGATCCTCGTCTGGATGCCTTTCAGCTTCATGTTGAAGAATACGTTTTCGTTGGGAGTACGGAACTCTTAGAAGAAAATCTTTTGGAACAACCGGGTGAAGCCGCCAACCATACACTGATTGATATCAATGAATCCTTGCCGCTTTTTCGCTACTGGCGCGATGCTCCGGGGGGTATGGACAGCATGAGATTTGGTTTCATTCGCCGTGTTGGAACCATCGCTGCGATACGTTCCTTGGTTGTTCAAGGAGACGGCGTTGCTGTGTTGCCCAAGTATTTTGTGCAAGAGGATATCGATGCAGGACGTCTTCAGATCATCATGCCGGCGGTCACGCCCGTGAATGATTATTTTCGACTCGTCTTTAGAGGCGATGATCCAAAGAGAAGTCTGTTTGAAAGAATGGCGCGTAAGCTGGCTGAGTTACCGCTGACTTAA